AATGGTCAATGCAAGTGGCGCAATTAAGCGTGATTTGCCATGGAAGGTGTCACGGACACTTGAGTCAACAAACTCGATAACCATTTCAATTACTGACTGGAATTTAGTTGGAACGCCAGCATTTGCCGCTTTCGCTACCATCCAGAACAAGAAACAGAAAAGAATACCAAGGCCAATTGACCAACCCATTGAATCCAAGTGAATAGCAGTGAACCCCATCTGTTGAGCTTCAGCACCGTTCTCAGCCAACTTCCATGTACCGTCCGGCATTTTGCCATAGGTCATATTGGTCAAGTGATGCTTGATGTACTCGGTCGAAGTAAGGGCATGTTCTTCAGCAGCCATAAATCACACCTGGTCAATGTCAAATACAAATATAGAGAAAGCGAACATCGCGTGCTGCTTGATATCTCGCTCAACTCCAAAAAACTTTTCAATTTTTGTTGTGATTAAACTCATTTTGATAGGCGTGACGACCAAAAAGGTGCGACCCACGACATGGTCTGAACGAGTATAAAACCACAAAACAATGCGACCGCTGACAACGGTTTAACATTGGTTAAAATCAAAATGAATCCAACAATCACAATTGCAAACTTACCGAGCATACCTCGATACATGTTCGACAGAACCTGTTTCGATGCTCTTGCACCTGCAGCTCGGAACGACTGCCATGAAAAATAACAACTGGCCAGCCAAGAAACGAGCGCACCAAGTGCGGCGCTTAAAGCTGCAGTCGAGTCTTTCAAGACCCACGCTATCAAGGCTGAAACAGGTATCATACATGCTTGCAAGATGACTAAAGCTTTCGCTAATCGTCGGTCAATCAAGCGACTAGTTCGGCTCATTTTTACTCACTTAAAGCATTCATGCTTGACAAGTTTGGCTGATGATTATTTTTAATCGCAGGCATTATAGAGTTACACCCCTGAACATGCAATCATTTCCCGACCTAAGTCGGGTATTTTTAAAACTTATAATGCCGTACATATATACAATTATCGCTTGTTTTTAAATCATTTACGGTCATTTTTGAGACAATTCTGGGTCTTTTGTGCCAAATTGCTCCATGCTGTTAAGAAATCAGTATGTTGTGCAAAACTTTCATCCACTGCCTCAAAGCTCACATTTCCGAGCTTTTTATACTGATTTGCACTGGCATTCGACTCTGCAAGCAGGCACATTTTGGCTTGTGGACGGTGATCATTGAGATATTTGATCTGCGCAATGGTCGGTGCCATATGTGGGTCATCAGTCAATGCACCGGCAAATTTCAAATGCAATGCGCCTTCCAAATACTGATAGGCATCATGGAAAGACCAGTACGGTTGTGCGACCGCATGACGGCGAAATTGATTTGAAGTGCTTAACATCTGTTGGGCAAAATGTTGGGCATTTTTAAAATACGCGGCTTTATGTTCAGGATGTTGTTGTGAACGAAGCGCTGCAATAAAAAAGCCAATGCGTACTGCATTGTTCGGATCAAGCCAAACATGGGTGTCGATGGTATTTTTCAGCGCCACGCCACGTGGATTACGCAATGGCAAAGTGTTTAACACGCCTGCATTTAATAAAGGCACAGCATAGGGATTTTGCTTTAACACATTGGTCAGTGGCGCTTCATGTGCTTGCCCTAACCAAATCACAAGAGATGACTCTTGAATCATTTTGCGGTGTGCTGGGGTCAGTTGGACATCATGCCCAGTTTGATGATCCAAAAGCAGTTTTGGCTCCTCTACCCCTCGTGTAATTTCTTTCGCAATCAAATAAATAGGATGTGTCGAAATGACCATAGGTGCTTGAGCCCAACTACTCAATGCAAATAGGGACAATAGACTGAAAGCGATCAGACGCAACATGGGAGAAAATACCACTGTGAATTTCATGTTATAATATAACAAAAGTTGAAAAATGCCTATGCCGTTCGTAAGTTGTTATGGCTTCATGCTATGATTTACGGCTATTTTCTTTGCGATAAAAACTCTTGAGGTCAGCAATGAGCGTCTGTTCACATGAACATCATGACACCTTACATGGCGTACATGATCACCCAAATGTAGAGATTCGTTTGGCTGAAGCT
The sequence above is drawn from the Acinetobacter lanii genome and encodes:
- a CDS encoding metal ABC transporter solute-binding protein, Zn/Mn family; this translates as MLRLIAFSLLSLFALSSWAQAPMVISTHPIYLIAKEITRGVEEPKLLLDHQTGHDVQLTPAHRKMIQESSLVIWLGQAHEAPLTNVLKQNPYAVPLLNAGVLNTLPLRNPRGVALKNTIDTHVWLDPNNAVRIGFFIAALRSQQHPEHKAAYFKNAQHFAQQMLSTSNQFRRHAVAQPYWSFHDAYQYLEGALHLKFAGALTDDPHMAPTIAQIKYLNDHRPQAKMCLLAESNASANQYKKLGNVSFEAVDESFAQHTDFLTAWSNLAQKTQNCLKNDRK
- a CDS encoding ATP synthase subunit I, which translates into the protein MSRTSRLIDRRLAKALVILQACMIPVSALIAWVLKDSTAALSAALGALVSWLASCYFSWQSFRAAGARASKQVLSNMYRGMLGKFAIVIVGFILILTNVKPLSAVALFCGFILVQTMSWVAPFWSSRLSK